The Engystomops pustulosus chromosome 2, aEngPut4.maternal, whole genome shotgun sequence genomic interval TAAATAATACTAAAATGTAGCAACGATCTATTGTTTAACATGTTAAATGTGAAAATTCTGGCATGCATTATTTGTTGAAATGTTCCCATAGTTCTTTTTCTGCATTTCACACACAGAACCAACTAtacacatgcaaaaaaaaaataaagaaaataaaaaagaaaataaaacaaggGACCAGACTTATGTTTTCCCCAAAATCTTCTTATCTAGTTCTCCTGTTAAACATATGGATGCATTCTTGCATGATGTAAATGTGTGTtgtgttagctcttttagctgtGGAATAACTCTATGTTGTTCTAGTAGTTGCACAATTCCATTAACACTCAAAAGTCAAATGAAATATTGCTTTATTAGGAAAATGTGGATGTAACAAGaataaaaaaactatttcagAATGTAAATAAATATCTGCCTCTACTTATGTTATACTGAGAAGTTCATCATTCCACCCTTTTTGTATGTATGGAGTTAGACAATGTACAAAACATTGCATTTTTGTGAGGTAATtgttattgcaattttttttaatacgcataaaaggaaaatataaaaagttaatcTTGCAAACAAAGGAAATGCTTAATGTTTTTTGCTTAAAATAGCAGATTTTTCTATTGTGAAGTGtctagaacaaaatataattcaTTTGTAAACCTACCTTATAATCAGAGGTTAGTCTCTACCTATAAGATGATAGTGACTTTACCACGTGCTCCTGCATGCCGAGGAAATCTCCTGGAACCAGTGGCAGTGCAAGTCTTTCTTGATAGAGCCATATGAGGTTTTCAGTACCAGTGACTGTGTGATAAGAGAGCTAGACAGACTATGCCcttgtttaaaaaagaaaagttcCCAGAGGGAAAATAGGAAACCATGGGACGGTCAAGAGGAGGTGCAGGATATTAGGGCTGTTCATAGATGAGAACTTGTCATTCTATGTTTGGAAGATTGTTTTTAACATGTTAAAGGCAAGAAAGCTGCTCTGTAGACTGTATATAGAAATTTGGGGTAAATATTAGATACAATTAGATCAATAGTCTTTTAATGCTGTGAATTTTGctgtaaatgtttttattggacaCCGTACTTAGCATAAATAAATAGTAGAATGGAATAAAAGAACCTCTGCAATATGCTTCGATTATTGTGGGGAGTATCTATCATTAGTAGAGAGGGGAGAAGGGAGaatttgttaaaggaaatgtaccaccaggatgaaggattgtaaacctagcccactgacatactggtgtgtgccccttctaggAGGATCAACTTTTCtcttagcttctcatgccctgatttttttttttaaatgggtttaaaataatgcaaatgagccactcaggctcatttgcataattttaaaactttttttttcttaacaaagagggcataagaagcttaaaaaggTTGTCAGAGACCGTAAAAATACATTGTGTACTTACCTTTGTGGTATCTCCCGGCATCCTCTGCTGCCATCTCTCCGGTCCGTGGCCcgtaaacaaacaagggcactGAAGCTGCGCTGCATTCAGTTTCCGGATGGCCACTGTCCCTATTCCCAGTACTGTATGATGCGGGACTATGTGTAATGTGTCTAAACAGTCCTTAGACTCTTACTAACCTTCAAGCATGTGTGACAGCTCTGAGCATGTGTAGCATTATATCTGTAGTGTCAGTAAGTCAAGTCTGCCTTGTGTATGTAGTTCAGcgaccccgggggggggggggattactgTCAGAAGGTATTGTAAAGGTTGTCTGCATTTTCTAGTAATGTTGGTACTAATTTCACTTACTGTACATTCCGAACCAAAGACCAGCCACCAGCCGGAAGACAGGGAAACCAGGGATAATTCTTATAACCAGGGGTTTAACGATTGCCGTTGTAGGATATCCATTCTCGACCGGGCCATCAGGGAGAGCGGGCCCCCTGAGTCAGATGCAGGAAAGAAGTAGGGTGCTCCTGTCATGCTGGTCCCGCTGGTGGAGGGGGTCCGAGTCAGCTGACCTGAGCTCCGGGCTCCCTGTTTGCTGTGTGCAGGGCCATTTTTAACACTGCCTGCAGCTCCCTCTTTTCTCTCTTTTCTCCTAAAGTAGCCAGCAGTGAGAGGAGGGGGCGGAGCAAAACAGGAGAGTGTGCTTGGCACCGATGACACAGGAATTGGAAGGAGAGCTTCCTGTGTAACCCTCTGCCTTCATGCTACCTGCAAGCTGGATCCACATCTCTCCTGAGAAGACCGGATGCCTAACAGACTTCACTGTATGTGTGGGTGTGTAAGTCAATTAACATAAAGTGCAGACATGTctgaatgtgtgtgtgcatgtgcctGTTTGAGTTTGGCATGTTAATGTCAACATTTctggaagagaaagagggacaaaatggcaccCCCCATTAGCCACACCCCTTATCACGCCGTAGCCGCGCCCCAAATTGCACCAGCAAGGATCATGATTACTGCGTGAGCACTGCAGTTTGgccggcagacagggagtccttctATTATATTTCCCAAAAGTCCtgatatttaaatattttaaaatggatttttccaaaccctgtaatggaaaatagcacccaaatgtccgaaaccccattttttcccattttgcgaCACATTAAAATTTGAATATAAAGCATTCAAAGGATCATATAGTCCCCAAAATTATATTAATGTAAACATCATGGAATACCGTAAAAATGACACTTTAAAATCTACTTAcagaaaagtataaaaagttattggtctcagaaaagaaaacataataaaacttggTTTAAATTTGGCATCCCCCTAATTTgcagcgcgcagtgaaagccggAAAAACAGGTCCAAAAAGAaaattgtggggttttttttccaaattcttCACATTTTTTTCAGCCTCCTAGTACAaggtatggaatatttaatactgtcgcTAGGAAAGACATTTTGTTAAAGAAAACAATTCCACCTActgctttttacatggaaaaatgtaaaaaaattatggaattttaaaagggtgagtgaaaaatggaaacgcaaacatTTTAAAGTTTGCTGTTTACTTAAGGGATAAAGGGAATTTccaacaaatacaagttaggccctatccacaggatagggcctaacttgctgctcagtgggggtttcagtgatgagacccccacagatcatgaaaacaagggatccaatggggtcccaggtatcTCAGTCGgaaccccttgtcgctcccagaGAGAAATGGCACAGACGGCTGCGAGTGTGACGCTCAGCAATCTCCATtttgatgtatggagcagaacagtcttgCGCGGCCGTCTACTCCTTTACTCTCCGGGAGCGACGAGGGGCCTGACTGAGaaacctgggaccccatcagaccccttgtttttgtgatctgtgggggtctcatcactgaaacccccaccaatcagcaacttGTATTCAtgtgaaacccctttaagtcacatcTGGTAAAATAGATACAGAATATCAGAGCACTGAGGTGATTGGTGATGGGGCAGGGGTCTATGGGAAGTGAAGCGTTTaacactttagctgctgcctgacTATACATCACTATAACTAGTCACAGGAGCACAGAAGTacctgacatcacactgcagcagctgcacatttTGGGCCCTGCTATATCTCCTGTATTCCCGGGCTGAACTTCagtgatgaggaggagggggaagggaccTGCTGCTGCCGCATGTGGTAGTAGAGCAGGTGAGCTGCTGCATGCACCCAGGTTGATCCTCCAAGGCCTGCTGTGTAGGGGCAGAGCAGAGGGCGTCACTCACTGCACTGCCACTCATTTTACCTGAATCCATGCCCTGAAATAACACTGGAGCTCTGCTATGTAGCAGCGTCTGAAACCAGAACAAGGCTGACACACAGCCAAGGTCTGAAGCAGCGGATACCGCTTCTATCTTCCAGGCTTAGGATCGCTATACAGTACAATCCGCATCTGAGGAAGGTCTTTTTGACTGAAACgtcatgtatatgtattaaagtggattggtacaagaataaaagcatttattttcaaaattggattgagtgccatcttccataTCCTTACTTGCATATGGGGTTGAGACCCTATTTTGGCACAATCAAATACTGAAACAGGAGTGCAGTGGAATTTCTACAAATACTTGGGAGTGGGACACAGAGCTGGGACAACCGCAGCCAGtacgggacctggagggaatatctggGACATTCTCCCAGCCGCCCGTGACTGCGGTGCAGAGGTGAAAAACCAGGACTGTCCCGCGGAATCTGGGACTGTTAGGAGCTATGGTtaatgtgtgtacatgtgtctgaCATGTACATGTTCCTGCATATGGCTGAATGTATATGTGCTTATGTATTGTgtatctgcatgtatgtgtgcgtatgtagtttgtgtatgtagctgtgtatgaATTAGTAAGGGGGGCTGTTGCgtatttcatgaatgaggggaagCTACTAGACATTAGTGAGGGAGGTTGCTGATCATTTAATTTCGGCTGTGTGTACATTTCGGCTGTGtgcacatgtggcatttacattgcattttgaaatgcaatactaCAGATGTGGAGAGGAgatttgactaattacattgTTAGCATTGTTAGTATGTTTACAAAATAcaattgttaacacaatgttaacagtgTTTAACAAACATGTGTGTTAACACCATGTCAACATATTAGTATATATTACTATAAGAACACCTCATTAATCTGTAGTTTtagatttttacttttattcagtttctgAGAAAGTTTTTTTTACCAAGTGCATGTCACAGAATAGATTTACATGCCCCATGCTGTCCCTCTTCCCTGAACTGGCTGTTCACTGAATAATAGTAGTACCAGAAATATCAGCCAAATGCCAAGAGTTAAAACGTTTTCCCATCTTATGGTGTCATGAAGATATATTGGATTCATGTGGTGCACATACCTTAACAGGCTTTAAAAGATGTTCCTAGAAATACAATTCCAATCctgggtttttatttttaataagagcaaaaataatttaaatagAAAATTTTTTATCAAAAGTAGAAAGCAGCAAAAAAACCCCCCATATTTTCCAAACATTGTAGTTTGAATGCATTTTTGTAATGTCGATTACACATATTGCTTTTTCCATTGGCTAGAAGCTTGCGTAGAGTCCTCACAGTAAACATTGCATTCCAAGCTTGAGTGTATTCCATTGCTCAATTCCAACTCCTTTTCTGTATTGTAGTTAGCCCAGTTCTCCTCATCAGATAATTTGTAAGCAGGACATTTATTCTTGTCCATAGAGAAATAAAGACAAGATTTGACCAGCACTGGGGCACTAGGCGCACTGTAGGGCTTTTGTTGTGTATCACTTGTATATTTCAGAGGTTTGGAGCGTTTTAACTTCCGGTAAATGCTCTGAATAATAATGATGATCAGCTCTAGTAAATTGAGGAATAGTGAGATGAGAGAGACAACAAGCATGAAAAGTATGAATATGGTTTTCTCCATGGGTCGAGATACAAAGCAATCTACTttgtgaggacatggaggtctttCACACACATAATTTGGAGTCATCACAAAGCCATAGAGATACCACTGACCAATCAGAAATCCAGCCTCCAGTATACTCTTGAAAACGATACTTATTACATATGTGCACATCAATGCCCCCCGAATCTTGACCCTTCCATCATCCTGGACCAAGAATTTCCTAGGTTTGCTTTCATTATGGTGTACTTGGTGGACTTTATCTTCTATAATTTTATactcattttctttatttttcagcttTGCTTCTTTTCTTGATATGTACAGTACATGGCCCAGGTAGAACAGGGTAGGGGAGCTGACAAATAAGAATTGCAGCACCCAGTAGCGAATATGGGAAATAGGAAATGCTTTATCATAACATACATTAGGACATCCTGGTTGTTTAGTATTACATATGAAGTCAGATTGCTCGTCTCCCCAGACCGACTCTCCAGCTAAGCTAAGAATCAGGAGGCGAAAAACAAACAGTACCACGAGCCAGACCTTTCCGATTGTTGTAGAATGCTCCTGCACTTGGTCCAGCAACTTTTCAAGAAAACTCCAGTCACCCATTGTGCTTGGTTATAGTATCTTAAATTGAAAATAGAAAATGGTAGAATTAGGATTAGCAAAGGTAATATAAGCCTCACCCCCAATgagtaaatttatttttttatttttgtttaatttttttttttgtaattcaatAACTGATCTGTTTAGAAAGAGCTTTGTGATACTGATACCCAATGTTATACAACTGGCATAAATACATTGAAAAACTAGTTATAGCTCTTATAGGGGTTTCAAGTTTTGTTAGTAGGGTTTGCCCATAGTATAAGTCATTAATATCACATTACTTTTTCCAGTGCTCCAGCATAAGTAGAACTGCTCCTTTCTCTGTATGtgtaatttatatttataaatgtgTCAGACTTTAAAAACCTTTAAATGCATCCTGGAAACCCATAAGTTTATGAATGCCTACAATATTCAATAACTGCACAGCTATGCTCCCTCATCTTGTGTTGTCATCAACCCtcctatatagattgtgagccctcacgggcagggtctCTGTTctagatctctgtagtttttgtatatgaacccGTTAGTGTACAGTACAATGGAATTAATGGTTCtttataagtaaattaacataataataataaaaaaaataataataatactgtttATATATCACCAAGATAAACCCTTTAACTCCTCTGAGTTACTTGTTATatattccctgctcctccatgtgatggaagctgccaggataGTCACCATATAGaacctgtatgtgcactgtgcagtgttcaatgGATTTACCTGTGTGAAACTAAATGGACTTACttcaaattactttgagagagaacacaaggcatcatgggatctgtgggcaagctaactgccctcagcctgagggcacagactgacagatattagtctccgcccacttcacctctggtgagaaagatttttgtcaaacactttcagaacagaaaatgccataactttggaaagaaaagggcacgCAGCACAAAGTagacattgttctgtttgttttcaaagggggaatcacatttattaatttggtaaaatcactatagctttatagttacgctttaaattaaatgtgaaatgGTAATAACCCTTTAATAACTAATTGGTTAACAATCTCAATGTATTGAGCTCCACCATAATATTTGTAGTTTTCCAGTGCAATTCTCTTACAGTTTTTCTAGATACTTATCAAATCTAACATGAATGAATATACTTTGATTTTGATTTATCTTATAGGATCCtttaaatgtataatttttaaacaaaatataaaattgtatttGTACATGTTTATCTAGAATTCCTAGAGTTCTAGGGTTTTTAGTTAGCTTCCAATAATTCTAAACTTTCTATATGTCTATAATTAATAAACCCTACTGGGAAAAATGTTTTGAGAAAGCATTTTTTGTGGTATCACCAAGTGTCAGTTCCTCCCTATTATTTATGGAGCTTTTGTTTTTTTGCGAGTCAGCTCAGAAACCTGTATAAATACATCATATCCTTCCTGAATTAGAACTTTGTGATCACAGAAAGGAAAGGCAAAAGGCAGTTCTTATCGTGTTCTGCTAAACTACAAGTTTTGTTACATGCTATCAGAGCAAACACCAAAATTCAAGCCAAAAGATAGTGtgctgtacataaaatataacAGTAATATAGAGTCATCTCTAAACCATAGGTTATACACATGTGGTACATTGTAGTGTCCTTATGTGTGCTTCATATATTCTGCATGTATTCTAATGGTGCCTCAGTGTAAGCATATAACATTCACAGTTCTTTTAGTTAAAATGCTGCAACATGCTGACTAAATTAAACTTCCTATTCATTGTCTAAATATCATCCTCACATTTACTTAATATTAATACGGTTTGATTGATTGCATAAAGAGCAACAATATAATTTTGACAAAATAAAAGCACTGTTGCAATGCACATTAGTCAAACCTAGATCCCCATTGTAAGCtgacatcatggggcacattttcttacccggtctaGAGGAGAtctcgaaagtgcattgtgccgcgattcaagaagattgtgcgcccaatatcctgaatgtgtcgcttccccgatcttgtgggccggagttcaccatcttactcccgatgcatgtaagtgcatggcttgagacacaatttttaagttaaatcccgcgttctgtccgaatccatcggatcgtctggCGGCCCGTCGCCCGAttactgttgcatgaaagccggcgccgattcgccgatgtgcgacacaatccccttctaaatccctgtcccagtggcgcgattccgaaaatgtcggaaaaccgacggaaatgcgggacccttagtaaataagcccccatgagTTTGGTGCTGCATTGAAATTTATATTTGAAAGGGTAAACACAGCACATACATGAACAAATCTTTGGTTATTATTTTACAGTGTATACACCAATACAAGACATTTATAAAACAACAGTGCCACGTTCGATGTCTTAAAACATTGACATACATTAAAAATGCTAGTTGacaaaaaaaatagcattttcttatataaaaacatttatttaatatttgtgCATTGGACTTTCCCTCTTACCATGATTATAGAAAGCTGGTGGTTAGGTGTCCGACATGTCTATATCAGGCTTTGTGTTTGTCAGTGATCTTGTTGCCTTAACAGAGAAGACATTATCCAGAGATGCCCTGAAACAATGCAAGGGGACAGCCAAGTCTTCAAGCAGCTTAACCTCACATTAACTGAACAAATCTTGTCACAAAAAAATGATCTTTACCATACATGAGATGTCCCAATTTCATATCATTGACCTATACCAATTGTCAGAATGCTACTCAAATTTCTATGTCTTTTATATGCTGTTTAAATATTCACGAAAAATTATACCACACTGAATAGGAACATGTCCAATGTAATAAAAGCTTCAGTCTTCAGGCATGACAAGATAACTACTTTCAGAAGTAGATGAAATAAACTTTTCTCCAGTAGTTAGTGTAGTTTTATGTATAAAGTATAAAATGCCCTTACATATGAAATGTCCTGTCTCTTTACTAATGACCTATCTCAGTACTAATGTTTTGCCAGAATATAATTTTTGGTTACTTTCGGCTTTTGGTCTGTTTACATATACATGACTATAAAGGTGGCAATATCTGTACATTAATGTAAAGGTTAGAAGTAATTCATAAGGTTTTCCTCAATACAGTAAGCCATATCCATTTTAAAGTTATATATCGGATAGGGTTAGACTTGCTTCTAAAAACTACAGTAAAACAGTCCAGACTTCCTGGATAAGAAGTACATATCCTTTAAGAACGTGTAGCTAAAAACCATCAGCCTAGTGTCTTAGTAGGTATTGAAGAGaacttacctgtagtaatgtgttTGTTAGCTTTCAAAAAGGTAGTAAATCGTGAGGAATATAAATTTAGATAATTCCGAATGGAACACAGATTCAGGGAAAGGATGACAGAAGATTTTTGACTGCAGGATGCTGAGAGGAGGAGCGGGGAGAAAAGGGCAGGACATGATTGAACTCCTTTTAACTCATTGTCTGTATGCTCTATACAATGTAACATAACTGTTATGCTTAGCATTGGTTAATTAACataagtgtaaaaaaaataaagatgctaaataataatactaaagtaaaattaataaaaatatatgaacataaagattagttttatttttatatacaagtAGAGAAAAGTTCTATTTTACCGAATATATTGTCACCACCCATAAATATACAGATAGAAAGATGTTTTGTGCTGTAAAGAATTTGCAATTTATTTCTCCATTTCAGATACAGACAACTATATATGTTTGATTTTGTTGGCTTGGAGCCCAAGGAGCCCCCAAATAAAATTATTAGGTAAGGGAACCAAATATGCTTTTACCTACATATATCTATTAAAAGATCTGCACAGCTTtcttttttacctcatcagccagtcaCTGCTGTTCATAAACTGGCAggagaaggagggtcatgtgatctctaacggtCCATTACCTATGGTATTTATGaccactatcataaggtcctggaaggtagagcaTGCGCAGACTGGTCATGAACACATACTGTAGTACCACATCTCCTGGCATTTTATAGCACAGAGTAGGTGGCTGATTAGCAGGAGTAAGTGGCTGAGTGTTGATGAATACTTTCATAAGTTCCTGAaatgtatttaaaggacacctgtcatcaggtctctgtcactagtcctgtcacctctacctgttggagcagctcacaaggattccattccagcctttatctagtcaattcatacattaatcattgcaaaatcataatttctttattatgcaaatgaggctggtcacatggtcagaggcagtgatgtcacccctgttccccctcccctctcctccccctgctcatgtatgtgtgtaatgtatagtaaagcatagttattGTCTGTGttccatctgctgacatgctgcatcctcctaatacacagagacacagatatcagctacacaagtacctgacatgttctgtgagacacagacatcagctacacaagtagctgacatgttctgctataatatggctgccttggacatttcacaggtcatttgcatacagctttaggacctcattgcttaggtttacaggcatgtagagggacaatgaagggatagaggcaatgctctctaatggcagttcatgaaaatatatttagtttagggggggttAATtttcctgacaggttctctttaagtaatggacagttagagatcacgtgACCCTACTTCTcttgccattttatggacaggaatggatGGTTGATAAGGGAAAAGACATTTACTACATATTACAGACATTTACACAAAGACTTTATTACAAATTacaaagaaagtggtgcagaagggaatttaaaggggttttcccatgaaagaaaattctcaaattgcaatccctagtgatgttaacacaataaacatcatttttAACACTTTACTTCACattctactcagttt includes:
- the LOC140118600 gene encoding gap junction alpha-4 protein-like, with the translated sequence MGDWSFLEKLLDQVQEHSTTIGKVWLVVLFVFRLLILSLAGESVWGDEQSDFICNTKQPGCPNVCYDKAFPISHIRYWVLQFLFVSSPTLFYLGHVLYISRKEAKLKNKENEYKIIEDKVHQVHHNESKPRKFLVQDDGRVKIRGALMCTYVISIVFKSILEAGFLIGQWYLYGFVMTPNYVCERPPCPHKVDCFVSRPMEKTIFILFMLVVSLISLFLNLLELIIIIIQSIYRKLKRSKPLKYTSDTQQKPYSAPSAPVLVKSCLYFSMDKNKCPAYKLSDEENWANYNTEKELELSNGIHSSLECNVYCEDSTQASSQWKKQYV